From Dromaius novaehollandiae isolate bDroNov1 chromosome 15, bDroNov1.hap1, whole genome shotgun sequence, a single genomic window includes:
- the UNC5A gene encoding netrin receptor UNC5A isoform X2, producing MGARPRRRRAPAAAAAPGPLGALFAAALLAAAGAQQSATVANPVSGASPDLLPRFLLEPEDVYIVKNKPVSLACRATPATQIYFKCNGEWVHQGDHVTQHSTDRSTGLPVMEVRIDISRQQVEKIFGLEEYWCQCVAWSSSGTTKSQKAFVRIAYLRKNFEQEPTAREVSIEQGIVLPCRPPEGIPPAEVEWLRNEELVDPALDANVYVTPEHSLVVRQARLADTANYTCVAKNIVARRRSASAAITVYVNGGWSTWTQWSACSTSCGRGWQKRSRTCTNPAPLNGGAFCEGQNVQKSACTTLCPVDGAWSEWSKWSVCSAECTHWRSRECSEPAPRNGGHECHGPELDTRNCTSELCSHTASGAEDVALYVGLIAVAVCLVLLLLVGVLVYCRKKEGLDADVADSSILTAGFQPVSIKPSKADNLLTIQPDLSSTTMTYQGSLCPRQDGPAKLQLPNGHLLSPLGAGRHTLHHSSPAAEGADFVARLSTQSYFRSLPRGTTNMAYGTFNFLGGRLMIPNTGISLLIPPDAIPRGKIYEVYLTLHKQEEVRLPLTGCQTLLSPIVSCGPPGVLLTRPAILAMGHCVEASAENWSIRLKKQSCEGTWEDVLQLGVEPCSELYYCQLEAQACYIFTEQLGRFALVGESLSMAASKRLKLVLFAPAACPSLEYNIRVYCLSDTQDVLKEVIQLEKQMGGQLIGAPRVLHFKDSYHNLRLSIHDMPSSLWKSKLLASYQEIPFYHIWSGLQPYLHCTFTLERLSPSTCELACKIWIWQVEGDGQSFTINFNIAKDTRFSDWLVPDGEVGSPALVGPSAFKIPFLIRQKIISSLDTPCARGADWRTLAQKLNLDSHLGFFASKPSPTAMILNLWEARHFPNGNLSQLAAAVAEVGKQDGGLFSVSEAEC from the exons ATGGgtgcgcggccgcgccgccgccgggcccccgccgccgccgccgcgccggggcccctcggcgcCCTGTTCGCCGCTgccctcctcgccgccgccg gtGCTCAGCAGAGCGCGACCGTGGCCAACCCCGTGTCCGGCGCCTCCCCGGACCTGCTGCCCCGCTTCCTGCTGGAGCCCGAGGACGTCTACATTGTGAAGAACAAGCCAGTGAGCCTGGCCTGCCGGGCCACCCCCGCCACCCAGATCTACTTCAAGTGCAACGGGGAGTGGGTGCACCAGGGCGACCATGTCACGCAGCACAGCACCGACCGCAGCACCG GGCTGCCCGTGATGGAGGTCCGCATTGACATCTCCCGCCAGCAAGTGGAGAAGATCTTTGGCCTGGAGGAGTACTGGTGCCAGTGCGTGGCCTGGAGCTCCTCCGGCACCACCAAGAGCCAGAAGGCCTTCGTGCGCATCGCCT aTCTCCGCAAGAACTTCGAGCAGGAGCCCACGGCCAGGGAGGTCTCCATCGAGCAGGGCATCGTGCTGCCGTGCCGGCCCCCCGAGGGCATCCCGCCTGCCGAG GTGGAGTGGCTGCGCAACGAGGAGCTGGTGGACCCGGCGCTGGATGCCAACGTCTACGTGACGCCGGAGCACAGCCTGGTGGTGCGCCAGGCCCGCCTGGCCGACACTGCCAACTACACCTGTGTGGCCAAAAACATCGTGGCCCGCCGGCGCAGTGCCTCCGCGGCCATCACCGTCTACG TGAATGGCGGCTGGTCAACGTGGACGCAGTGGTCGGCCTGCAGCACCAGCTGTGGACGGGGCTGGCAGAAGCGGAGCCGGACATGCACCAACCCTGCGCCCCTCAACGGGGGTGCTTTCTGTGAGGGCCAAAACGTGCAGAAAAGCGCCTGCACCACCCTCTGCCCAG TGGACGGGGCCTGGTCAGAGTGGAGCAAGTGGTCGGTGTGCAGCGCCGAGTGCACACACTGGCGGAGCCGCGAGTGCTCAGAGCCAGCGCCGCGCAACGGCGGCCACGAGTGCCACGGCCCCGAGCTCGACACCCGCAACTGCACCTCCGAGCTCTGCAGCCACA CCGCCTCGGGCGCCGAGGACGTGGCGCTGTACGTGGGGCTGATCGCCGTGGCCGtgtgcctggtgctgctgctgctcgtgGGGGTGCTGGTGTACTGCCGCAAGAAGGAGGGCCTAGACGCCGACGTGGCTGACTCCTCCATCCTCACCGCCGGCTTCCAGCCCGTCAGCATCAAGCCCAGCAAGGCGG ACAACCTGCTCACCATCCAGCCCGACCTCAGCAGCACCACCATGACCTACCAAGGCTCGCTGTGCCCGCGCCAGGATGGCCCCGCCAAGCTCCAGCTGCCCAACGGGCACCTGCTGAGCCCGCTGGGCGCCGGGCGCCACACGCTGCATCACAGCTCGCCGGCAGCCGAGGGCGCGGACTTCGTGGCCCGCCTCTCCACCCAGAGCTACTTCCGCTCCCTGCCCCGCGGCACCACCAACATGGCCTACGGCACCTTCAACTTCTTGGGGGGGCGGCTCATGATCCCCAACACAG GGATCAGCTTGCTCATCCCTCCGGACGCCATCCCGCGAGGCAAGATCTACGAGGTCTACCTGACGCTGCACAAGCAGGAGGAGGTGAG GTTACCCCTCACCGGCTGCCAGACGCTGCTGAGCCCCATTGTCAGCTGCGGTCCCCCGGGCGTCCTCCTCACCCGTCCTGCCATCCTGGCCATGGGCCACTGCGTGGAGGCCAGCGCTGAGAACTGGAGCATTCGGCTCAAGAAGCAGTCGTGCGAGGGCACGTGGGAG GACGTGCTGCAGCTGGGCGTGGAGCCGTGCTCGGAGCTGTACTACTGCCAGCTCGAGGCACAGGCCTGCTACATCTTCACGGAGCAGCTGGGGCGCTTCGCCCTGGTCGGGGAGTCCCTCAGCATGGCAGCCTCCAAGCGCCTCAAGCTGGTCCTGTTTGCGCCGGCCGCCTGCCCCTCGCTGGAGTACAACATCCGGGTGTACTGCCTCAGCGACACCCAGGACGTGCTCAAG GAGGTGATccagctggagaagcagatggGTGGCCAGCTGATCGGAGCCCCCCGGGTGCTGCACTTCAAGGACAGCTACCACAACCTGCGCCTCTCCATCCATGACATGCCCAGCTCCCTCTGGAAGAGCAAGCTCCTGGCCAGCTACCAA GAGATCCCCTTCTACCACATCTGGAGTGGGCTGCAGCCCTACCTGCACTGCACCTTCACCCTGGAGCGCCTCAGCCCCAGCACCTGTGAGCTGGCCTGCAAGATCTGGATCTGGCAGGTGGAGGGTGACGGGCAGAGCTTCACCATCAACTTCAACATCGCCAAG GACACGAGGTTCTCCGACTGGCTGGTCCCCGACGGCGAGGTGGGCTCCCCGGCCCTGGTGGGCCCCAGTGCCTTCAAGATCCCCTTCCTCATCCGCCAGAAGATCATCAGCAGCCTGGACACGCCGTGCGCCCGCGGGGCCGACTGGCGGACACTGGCCCAGAAACTCAACCTCGACAG CCATCTCGGCTTCTTCGCCTCCaagcccagccccacggccatgATCCTCAACCTATGGGAGGCACGGCACTTCCCCAACGGCAACCTCTCGCAGCTGGCGGCCGCCGTGGCCGAGGTGGGCAAGCAGGACGGCGGCCTCTTCTCCGTGTCTGAGGCCGAGTGCTGA
- the UNC5A gene encoding netrin receptor UNC5A isoform X4, protein MGARPRRRRAPAAAAAPGPLGALFAAALLAAAGAQQSATVANPVSGASPDLLPRFLLEPEDVYIVKNKPVSLACRATPATQIYFKCNGEWVHQGDHVTQHSTDRSTGLPVMEVRIDISRQQVEKIFGLEEYWCQCVAWSSSGTTKSQKAFVRIAYLRKNFEQEPTAREVSIEQGIVLPCRPPEGIPPAEVEWLRNEELVDPALDANVYVTPEHSLVVRQARLADTANYTCVAKNIVARRRSASAAITVYVNGGWSTWTQWSACSTSCGRGWQKRSRTCTNPAPLNGGAFCEGQNVQKSACTTLCPVDGAWSEWSKWSVCSAECTHWRSRECSEPAPRNGGHECHGPELDTRNCTSELCSHNNLLTIQPDLSSTTMTYQGSLCPRQDGPAKLQLPNGHLLSPLGAGRHTLHHSSPAAEGADFVARLSTQSYFRSLPRGTTNMAYGTFNFLGGRLMIPNTGISLLIPPDAIPRGKIYEVYLTLHKQEEVRLPLTGCQTLLSPIVSCGPPGVLLTRPAILAMGHCVEASAENWSIRLKKQSCEGTWEDVLQLGVEPCSELYYCQLEAQACYIFTEQLGRFALVGESLSMAASKRLKLVLFAPAACPSLEYNIRVYCLSDTQDVLKASGCLAELQPRWQEVIQLEKQMGGQLIGAPRVLHFKDSYHNLRLSIHDMPSSLWKSKLLASYQEIPFYHIWSGLQPYLHCTFTLERLSPSTCELACKIWIWQVEGDGQSFTINFNIAKDTRFSDWLVPDGEVGSPALVGPSAFKIPFLIRQKIISSLDTPCARGADWRTLAQKLNLDSHLGFFASKPSPTAMILNLWEARHFPNGNLSQLAAAVAEVGKQDGGLFSVSEAEC, encoded by the exons ATGGgtgcgcggccgcgccgccgccgggcccccgccgccgccgccgcgccggggcccctcggcgcCCTGTTCGCCGCTgccctcctcgccgccgccg gtGCTCAGCAGAGCGCGACCGTGGCCAACCCCGTGTCCGGCGCCTCCCCGGACCTGCTGCCCCGCTTCCTGCTGGAGCCCGAGGACGTCTACATTGTGAAGAACAAGCCAGTGAGCCTGGCCTGCCGGGCCACCCCCGCCACCCAGATCTACTTCAAGTGCAACGGGGAGTGGGTGCACCAGGGCGACCATGTCACGCAGCACAGCACCGACCGCAGCACCG GGCTGCCCGTGATGGAGGTCCGCATTGACATCTCCCGCCAGCAAGTGGAGAAGATCTTTGGCCTGGAGGAGTACTGGTGCCAGTGCGTGGCCTGGAGCTCCTCCGGCACCACCAAGAGCCAGAAGGCCTTCGTGCGCATCGCCT aTCTCCGCAAGAACTTCGAGCAGGAGCCCACGGCCAGGGAGGTCTCCATCGAGCAGGGCATCGTGCTGCCGTGCCGGCCCCCCGAGGGCATCCCGCCTGCCGAG GTGGAGTGGCTGCGCAACGAGGAGCTGGTGGACCCGGCGCTGGATGCCAACGTCTACGTGACGCCGGAGCACAGCCTGGTGGTGCGCCAGGCCCGCCTGGCCGACACTGCCAACTACACCTGTGTGGCCAAAAACATCGTGGCCCGCCGGCGCAGTGCCTCCGCGGCCATCACCGTCTACG TGAATGGCGGCTGGTCAACGTGGACGCAGTGGTCGGCCTGCAGCACCAGCTGTGGACGGGGCTGGCAGAAGCGGAGCCGGACATGCACCAACCCTGCGCCCCTCAACGGGGGTGCTTTCTGTGAGGGCCAAAACGTGCAGAAAAGCGCCTGCACCACCCTCTGCCCAG TGGACGGGGCCTGGTCAGAGTGGAGCAAGTGGTCGGTGTGCAGCGCCGAGTGCACACACTGGCGGAGCCGCGAGTGCTCAGAGCCAGCGCCGCGCAACGGCGGCCACGAGTGCCACGGCCCCGAGCTCGACACCCGCAACTGCACCTCCGAGCTCTGCAGCCACA ACAACCTGCTCACCATCCAGCCCGACCTCAGCAGCACCACCATGACCTACCAAGGCTCGCTGTGCCCGCGCCAGGATGGCCCCGCCAAGCTCCAGCTGCCCAACGGGCACCTGCTGAGCCCGCTGGGCGCCGGGCGCCACACGCTGCATCACAGCTCGCCGGCAGCCGAGGGCGCGGACTTCGTGGCCCGCCTCTCCACCCAGAGCTACTTCCGCTCCCTGCCCCGCGGCACCACCAACATGGCCTACGGCACCTTCAACTTCTTGGGGGGGCGGCTCATGATCCCCAACACAG GGATCAGCTTGCTCATCCCTCCGGACGCCATCCCGCGAGGCAAGATCTACGAGGTCTACCTGACGCTGCACAAGCAGGAGGAGGTGAG GTTACCCCTCACCGGCTGCCAGACGCTGCTGAGCCCCATTGTCAGCTGCGGTCCCCCGGGCGTCCTCCTCACCCGTCCTGCCATCCTGGCCATGGGCCACTGCGTGGAGGCCAGCGCTGAGAACTGGAGCATTCGGCTCAAGAAGCAGTCGTGCGAGGGCACGTGGGAG GACGTGCTGCAGCTGGGCGTGGAGCCGTGCTCGGAGCTGTACTACTGCCAGCTCGAGGCACAGGCCTGCTACATCTTCACGGAGCAGCTGGGGCGCTTCGCCCTGGTCGGGGAGTCCCTCAGCATGGCAGCCTCCAAGCGCCTCAAGCTGGTCCTGTTTGCGCCGGCCGCCTGCCCCTCGCTGGAGTACAACATCCGGGTGTACTGCCTCAGCGACACCCAGGACGTGCTCAAG GCCAGTGGGTGCCTGGCTGAACTCCAGCCACGCTGGCAGGAGGTGATccagctggagaagcagatggGTGGCCAGCTGATCGGAGCCCCCCGGGTGCTGCACTTCAAGGACAGCTACCACAACCTGCGCCTCTCCATCCATGACATGCCCAGCTCCCTCTGGAAGAGCAAGCTCCTGGCCAGCTACCAA GAGATCCCCTTCTACCACATCTGGAGTGGGCTGCAGCCCTACCTGCACTGCACCTTCACCCTGGAGCGCCTCAGCCCCAGCACCTGTGAGCTGGCCTGCAAGATCTGGATCTGGCAGGTGGAGGGTGACGGGCAGAGCTTCACCATCAACTTCAACATCGCCAAG GACACGAGGTTCTCCGACTGGCTGGTCCCCGACGGCGAGGTGGGCTCCCCGGCCCTGGTGGGCCCCAGTGCCTTCAAGATCCCCTTCCTCATCCGCCAGAAGATCATCAGCAGCCTGGACACGCCGTGCGCCCGCGGGGCCGACTGGCGGACACTGGCCCAGAAACTCAACCTCGACAG CCATCTCGGCTTCTTCGCCTCCaagcccagccccacggccatgATCCTCAACCTATGGGAGGCACGGCACTTCCCCAACGGCAACCTCTCGCAGCTGGCGGCCGCCGTGGCCGAGGTGGGCAAGCAGGACGGCGGCCTCTTCTCCGTGTCTGAGGCCGAGTGCTGA
- the UNC5A gene encoding netrin receptor UNC5A isoform X3 yields MGARPRRRRAPAAAAAPGPLGALFAAALLAAAGAQQSATVANPVSGASPDLLPRFLLEPEDVYIVKNKPVSLACRATPATQIYFKCNGEWVHQGDHVTQHSTDRSTGLPVMEVRIDISRQQVEKIFGLEEYWCQCVAWSSSGTTKSQKAFVRIAYLRKNFEQEPTAREVSIEQGIVLPCRPPEGIPPAEVEWLRNEELVDPALDANVYVTPEHSLVVRQARLADTANYTCVAKNIVARRRSASAAITVYVDGAWSEWSKWSVCSAECTHWRSRECSEPAPRNGGHECHGPELDTRNCTSELCSHTASGAEDVALYVGLIAVAVCLVLLLLVGVLVYCRKKEGLDADVADSSILTAGFQPVSIKPSKADNLLTIQPDLSSTTMTYQGSLCPRQDGPAKLQLPNGHLLSPLGAGRHTLHHSSPAAEGADFVARLSTQSYFRSLPRGTTNMAYGTFNFLGGRLMIPNTGISLLIPPDAIPRGKIYEVYLTLHKQEEVRLPLTGCQTLLSPIVSCGPPGVLLTRPAILAMGHCVEASAENWSIRLKKQSCEGTWEDVLQLGVEPCSELYYCQLEAQACYIFTEQLGRFALVGESLSMAASKRLKLVLFAPAACPSLEYNIRVYCLSDTQDVLKASGCLAELQPRWQEVIQLEKQMGGQLIGAPRVLHFKDSYHNLRLSIHDMPSSLWKSKLLASYQEIPFYHIWSGLQPYLHCTFTLERLSPSTCELACKIWIWQVEGDGQSFTINFNIAKDTRFSDWLVPDGEVGSPALVGPSAFKIPFLIRQKIISSLDTPCARGADWRTLAQKLNLDSHLGFFASKPSPTAMILNLWEARHFPNGNLSQLAAAVAEVGKQDGGLFSVSEAEC; encoded by the exons ATGGgtgcgcggccgcgccgccgccgggcccccgccgccgccgccgcgccggggcccctcggcgcCCTGTTCGCCGCTgccctcctcgccgccgccg gtGCTCAGCAGAGCGCGACCGTGGCCAACCCCGTGTCCGGCGCCTCCCCGGACCTGCTGCCCCGCTTCCTGCTGGAGCCCGAGGACGTCTACATTGTGAAGAACAAGCCAGTGAGCCTGGCCTGCCGGGCCACCCCCGCCACCCAGATCTACTTCAAGTGCAACGGGGAGTGGGTGCACCAGGGCGACCATGTCACGCAGCACAGCACCGACCGCAGCACCG GGCTGCCCGTGATGGAGGTCCGCATTGACATCTCCCGCCAGCAAGTGGAGAAGATCTTTGGCCTGGAGGAGTACTGGTGCCAGTGCGTGGCCTGGAGCTCCTCCGGCACCACCAAGAGCCAGAAGGCCTTCGTGCGCATCGCCT aTCTCCGCAAGAACTTCGAGCAGGAGCCCACGGCCAGGGAGGTCTCCATCGAGCAGGGCATCGTGCTGCCGTGCCGGCCCCCCGAGGGCATCCCGCCTGCCGAG GTGGAGTGGCTGCGCAACGAGGAGCTGGTGGACCCGGCGCTGGATGCCAACGTCTACGTGACGCCGGAGCACAGCCTGGTGGTGCGCCAGGCCCGCCTGGCCGACACTGCCAACTACACCTGTGTGGCCAAAAACATCGTGGCCCGCCGGCGCAGTGCCTCCGCGGCCATCACCGTCTACG TGGACGGGGCCTGGTCAGAGTGGAGCAAGTGGTCGGTGTGCAGCGCCGAGTGCACACACTGGCGGAGCCGCGAGTGCTCAGAGCCAGCGCCGCGCAACGGCGGCCACGAGTGCCACGGCCCCGAGCTCGACACCCGCAACTGCACCTCCGAGCTCTGCAGCCACA CCGCCTCGGGCGCCGAGGACGTGGCGCTGTACGTGGGGCTGATCGCCGTGGCCGtgtgcctggtgctgctgctgctcgtgGGGGTGCTGGTGTACTGCCGCAAGAAGGAGGGCCTAGACGCCGACGTGGCTGACTCCTCCATCCTCACCGCCGGCTTCCAGCCCGTCAGCATCAAGCCCAGCAAGGCGG ACAACCTGCTCACCATCCAGCCCGACCTCAGCAGCACCACCATGACCTACCAAGGCTCGCTGTGCCCGCGCCAGGATGGCCCCGCCAAGCTCCAGCTGCCCAACGGGCACCTGCTGAGCCCGCTGGGCGCCGGGCGCCACACGCTGCATCACAGCTCGCCGGCAGCCGAGGGCGCGGACTTCGTGGCCCGCCTCTCCACCCAGAGCTACTTCCGCTCCCTGCCCCGCGGCACCACCAACATGGCCTACGGCACCTTCAACTTCTTGGGGGGGCGGCTCATGATCCCCAACACAG GGATCAGCTTGCTCATCCCTCCGGACGCCATCCCGCGAGGCAAGATCTACGAGGTCTACCTGACGCTGCACAAGCAGGAGGAGGTGAG GTTACCCCTCACCGGCTGCCAGACGCTGCTGAGCCCCATTGTCAGCTGCGGTCCCCCGGGCGTCCTCCTCACCCGTCCTGCCATCCTGGCCATGGGCCACTGCGTGGAGGCCAGCGCTGAGAACTGGAGCATTCGGCTCAAGAAGCAGTCGTGCGAGGGCACGTGGGAG GACGTGCTGCAGCTGGGCGTGGAGCCGTGCTCGGAGCTGTACTACTGCCAGCTCGAGGCACAGGCCTGCTACATCTTCACGGAGCAGCTGGGGCGCTTCGCCCTGGTCGGGGAGTCCCTCAGCATGGCAGCCTCCAAGCGCCTCAAGCTGGTCCTGTTTGCGCCGGCCGCCTGCCCCTCGCTGGAGTACAACATCCGGGTGTACTGCCTCAGCGACACCCAGGACGTGCTCAAG GCCAGTGGGTGCCTGGCTGAACTCCAGCCACGCTGGCAGGAGGTGATccagctggagaagcagatggGTGGCCAGCTGATCGGAGCCCCCCGGGTGCTGCACTTCAAGGACAGCTACCACAACCTGCGCCTCTCCATCCATGACATGCCCAGCTCCCTCTGGAAGAGCAAGCTCCTGGCCAGCTACCAA GAGATCCCCTTCTACCACATCTGGAGTGGGCTGCAGCCCTACCTGCACTGCACCTTCACCCTGGAGCGCCTCAGCCCCAGCACCTGTGAGCTGGCCTGCAAGATCTGGATCTGGCAGGTGGAGGGTGACGGGCAGAGCTTCACCATCAACTTCAACATCGCCAAG GACACGAGGTTCTCCGACTGGCTGGTCCCCGACGGCGAGGTGGGCTCCCCGGCCCTGGTGGGCCCCAGTGCCTTCAAGATCCCCTTCCTCATCCGCCAGAAGATCATCAGCAGCCTGGACACGCCGTGCGCCCGCGGGGCCGACTGGCGGACACTGGCCCAGAAACTCAACCTCGACAG CCATCTCGGCTTCTTCGCCTCCaagcccagccccacggccatgATCCTCAACCTATGGGAGGCACGGCACTTCCCCAACGGCAACCTCTCGCAGCTGGCGGCCGCCGTGGCCGAGGTGGGCAAGCAGGACGGCGGCCTCTTCTCCGTGTCTGAGGCCGAGTGCTGA
- the UNC5A gene encoding netrin receptor UNC5A isoform X5, which yields MGARPRRRRAPAAAAAPGPLGALFAAALLAAAGAQQSATVANPVSGASPDLLPRFLLEPEDVYIVKNKPVSLACRATPATQIYFKCNGEWVHQGDHVTQHSTDRSTGLPVMEVRIDISRQQVEKIFGLEEYWCQCVAWSSSGTTKSQKAFVRIAYLRKNFEQEPTAREVSIEQGIVLPCRPPEGIPPAEVEWLRNEELVDPALDANVYVTPEHSLVVRQARLADTANYTCVAKNIVARRRSASAAITVYVDGAWSEWSKWSVCSAECTHWRSRECSEPAPRNGGHECHGPELDTRNCTSELCSHTASGAEDVALYVGLIAVAVCLVLLLLVGVLVYCRKKEGLDADVADSSILTAGFQPVSIKPSKADNLLTIQPDLSSTTMTYQGSLCPRQDGPAKLQLPNGHLLSPLGAGRHTLHHSSPAAEGADFVARLSTQSYFRSLPRGTTNMAYGTFNFLGGRLMIPNTGISLLIPPDAIPRGKIYEVYLTLHKQEEVRLPLTGCQTLLSPIVSCGPPGVLLTRPAILAMGHCVEASAENWSIRLKKQSCEGTWEDVLQLGVEPCSELYYCQLEAQACYIFTEQLGRFALVGESLSMAASKRLKLVLFAPAACPSLEYNIRVYCLSDTQDVLKEVIQLEKQMGGQLIGAPRVLHFKDSYHNLRLSIHDMPSSLWKSKLLASYQEIPFYHIWSGLQPYLHCTFTLERLSPSTCELACKIWIWQVEGDGQSFTINFNIAKDTRFSDWLVPDGEVGSPALVGPSAFKIPFLIRQKIISSLDTPCARGADWRTLAQKLNLDSHLGFFASKPSPTAMILNLWEARHFPNGNLSQLAAAVAEVGKQDGGLFSVSEAEC from the exons ATGGgtgcgcggccgcgccgccgccgggcccccgccgccgccgccgcgccggggcccctcggcgcCCTGTTCGCCGCTgccctcctcgccgccgccg gtGCTCAGCAGAGCGCGACCGTGGCCAACCCCGTGTCCGGCGCCTCCCCGGACCTGCTGCCCCGCTTCCTGCTGGAGCCCGAGGACGTCTACATTGTGAAGAACAAGCCAGTGAGCCTGGCCTGCCGGGCCACCCCCGCCACCCAGATCTACTTCAAGTGCAACGGGGAGTGGGTGCACCAGGGCGACCATGTCACGCAGCACAGCACCGACCGCAGCACCG GGCTGCCCGTGATGGAGGTCCGCATTGACATCTCCCGCCAGCAAGTGGAGAAGATCTTTGGCCTGGAGGAGTACTGGTGCCAGTGCGTGGCCTGGAGCTCCTCCGGCACCACCAAGAGCCAGAAGGCCTTCGTGCGCATCGCCT aTCTCCGCAAGAACTTCGAGCAGGAGCCCACGGCCAGGGAGGTCTCCATCGAGCAGGGCATCGTGCTGCCGTGCCGGCCCCCCGAGGGCATCCCGCCTGCCGAG GTGGAGTGGCTGCGCAACGAGGAGCTGGTGGACCCGGCGCTGGATGCCAACGTCTACGTGACGCCGGAGCACAGCCTGGTGGTGCGCCAGGCCCGCCTGGCCGACACTGCCAACTACACCTGTGTGGCCAAAAACATCGTGGCCCGCCGGCGCAGTGCCTCCGCGGCCATCACCGTCTACG TGGACGGGGCCTGGTCAGAGTGGAGCAAGTGGTCGGTGTGCAGCGCCGAGTGCACACACTGGCGGAGCCGCGAGTGCTCAGAGCCAGCGCCGCGCAACGGCGGCCACGAGTGCCACGGCCCCGAGCTCGACACCCGCAACTGCACCTCCGAGCTCTGCAGCCACA CCGCCTCGGGCGCCGAGGACGTGGCGCTGTACGTGGGGCTGATCGCCGTGGCCGtgtgcctggtgctgctgctgctcgtgGGGGTGCTGGTGTACTGCCGCAAGAAGGAGGGCCTAGACGCCGACGTGGCTGACTCCTCCATCCTCACCGCCGGCTTCCAGCCCGTCAGCATCAAGCCCAGCAAGGCGG ACAACCTGCTCACCATCCAGCCCGACCTCAGCAGCACCACCATGACCTACCAAGGCTCGCTGTGCCCGCGCCAGGATGGCCCCGCCAAGCTCCAGCTGCCCAACGGGCACCTGCTGAGCCCGCTGGGCGCCGGGCGCCACACGCTGCATCACAGCTCGCCGGCAGCCGAGGGCGCGGACTTCGTGGCCCGCCTCTCCACCCAGAGCTACTTCCGCTCCCTGCCCCGCGGCACCACCAACATGGCCTACGGCACCTTCAACTTCTTGGGGGGGCGGCTCATGATCCCCAACACAG GGATCAGCTTGCTCATCCCTCCGGACGCCATCCCGCGAGGCAAGATCTACGAGGTCTACCTGACGCTGCACAAGCAGGAGGAGGTGAG GTTACCCCTCACCGGCTGCCAGACGCTGCTGAGCCCCATTGTCAGCTGCGGTCCCCCGGGCGTCCTCCTCACCCGTCCTGCCATCCTGGCCATGGGCCACTGCGTGGAGGCCAGCGCTGAGAACTGGAGCATTCGGCTCAAGAAGCAGTCGTGCGAGGGCACGTGGGAG GACGTGCTGCAGCTGGGCGTGGAGCCGTGCTCGGAGCTGTACTACTGCCAGCTCGAGGCACAGGCCTGCTACATCTTCACGGAGCAGCTGGGGCGCTTCGCCCTGGTCGGGGAGTCCCTCAGCATGGCAGCCTCCAAGCGCCTCAAGCTGGTCCTGTTTGCGCCGGCCGCCTGCCCCTCGCTGGAGTACAACATCCGGGTGTACTGCCTCAGCGACACCCAGGACGTGCTCAAG GAGGTGATccagctggagaagcagatggGTGGCCAGCTGATCGGAGCCCCCCGGGTGCTGCACTTCAAGGACAGCTACCACAACCTGCGCCTCTCCATCCATGACATGCCCAGCTCCCTCTGGAAGAGCAAGCTCCTGGCCAGCTACCAA GAGATCCCCTTCTACCACATCTGGAGTGGGCTGCAGCCCTACCTGCACTGCACCTTCACCCTGGAGCGCCTCAGCCCCAGCACCTGTGAGCTGGCCTGCAAGATCTGGATCTGGCAGGTGGAGGGTGACGGGCAGAGCTTCACCATCAACTTCAACATCGCCAAG GACACGAGGTTCTCCGACTGGCTGGTCCCCGACGGCGAGGTGGGCTCCCCGGCCCTGGTGGGCCCCAGTGCCTTCAAGATCCCCTTCCTCATCCGCCAGAAGATCATCAGCAGCCTGGACACGCCGTGCGCCCGCGGGGCCGACTGGCGGACACTGGCCCAGAAACTCAACCTCGACAG CCATCTCGGCTTCTTCGCCTCCaagcccagccccacggccatgATCCTCAACCTATGGGAGGCACGGCACTTCCCCAACGGCAACCTCTCGCAGCTGGCGGCCGCCGTGGCCGAGGTGGGCAAGCAGGACGGCGGCCTCTTCTCCGTGTCTGAGGCCGAGTGCTGA